The Hordeum vulgare subsp. vulgare chromosome 7H, MorexV3_pseudomolecules_assembly, whole genome shotgun sequence DNA window gattacatgttgggtagaatgtcacatcaaaaattctatttttatcatttacctacttgaggacgagcaagaattaagcttggggatgctgatacgtctccaacgtatctataatttttgattatttcctgttattatattatcattctaggatactttttgggagtttatttatcgataaatattatttttgagcactaacatatTTTCCCactgcccagtgctagttgttgttttctccagGTTTTTGGATTTTCAAGTTTAGAGTACCAAACTTAGTCCAATttccatgaaactttttgatgattttttggaccaaaagaagatctgGAAGCTTCAATAGGAGACGAGAGGCTTCACGAGGGAGGCACGAGCcaaccaggcgcgaccagggggtagggcgCACCTGGTTGCCTCGTGCTCCCCTCGACTGCCTCCTGGTCCGcccctttggcctataaattcccatatattccaaaatatccTAGGGAGCACCCCGTATTACTTTTTCCACTGCctcaagtctctgttccatcgtgaggccatctggagccctttttggtgtcctaccgaagggggatcgatcatggagggcctctacatcatccttgctgctcccatatgatgtgtgagtagttcaccacacacctacgggtatgtagttagtacctagatggatctcTGTCTCTTGAtcatcaatacaatgatcatcgtatcttcgctttgatctatccgatgtaattcttttgtgtggtgcatttgttgggattcgatgaactgTTGGTTTATGTTCAGCTTATTCATAACATATATTTGATTCTTCTTTGAATTATAAatctgattcttatgtgcatgatcattatagctttGTAAATCTCTCTGATTATTGATTCACTTTTGCCAAGTAGACTGATCTTTCTTCAATGAGAGGGGTGCattatagtgggttcaatctgacgaatttctatatcccagtgacaataagggacaagatacgtccttgtattgttgccactaaagataaaatgatggggttagttcatattaattgaattctctttgtctacatcatgtcatcgttctccaagcattactctgttttagttaatactctagatgcatgctggataggggtcgatgtgtggagtaatagtaataggtgtagacaGGAAAGACCTATTTTCTTATGTATGTGATGCCTATACacatatgatcattgccgtgaatattacATAATTATATGCTTTTCTATCAATAACCCAACTGCCTCCCCACACTCCCACACAAGCTAAGATGGTAGAAGAGGAGGGAGGTGACAAGCTAGAGTGAAGGAGTGGTGGTGATGCAATATCCCTATCCACTTAGGGTTTAGAGAGGAAAGACCATTTCAAGTTGgtgttttctgaaatagtttaccAACACAATTGGCGGATTGGATTTTTGGCTCGTGGGTGCATATGCACTTAGATACACATTCAAATGGGAGAAATAGCAAAAACAGTTCAcacattattatttctttaacaaATATTCTTGAGTGTTCTACTCACGTGTGAAATTTCACGAAGAAATGCCATGAGTGATATTTTGAACAAAGAAGAGAAATATGGTGCCCTAAAAAACAGTCTTTGAAGTAGTTTGGCTCGGCCGATTTTGTTTTTCGCTCATTGAGAATGCCATTTCATTGCCAAAGTTCATACGTAAGTACTCTCTTTGTCTCATAATATAAAGGCATTTTAACACTTAGTGTTATGTAGTGTTAAAAATGCTCCTATAGTATGGGACGGAGAAAGTAGAATACTCGACCACTCTTTGGGAAAAAGTAAATTCAGAAATGCTTGGTGCTTTGCTATTTGTTTAAATTTTTACTATTCAATCAAATGTGTGTACTATTGTGACCCATGTTCACTGATGTATTTTCCGCAAATTAGTACGAACCAAACGGAGCTCTATCCCATTTTGCCAAAATTTTGAGACGCATAAGCGCAACGCTTGTAGCCGGCGTGTCGGCCGAACCTTTCGACCGATTGCGCGCGACTCCCACGTGTGGCTGGCCAGGCACGTAGCCTACGGTTGGCTAGGCTGGCGTCCAAATTTGCTACAACTAGCATTTAAATTTGCTATAATTATTTACTAAAAAATGCATCCACGTTTGGTTGCAATCCGAGTTTGTTAGATTTTTAGTTACAACTCGtgtttgatttttgctacaaccgatgtTGATTTTTGCTATAACCGACATCAATTTTTGTTACAACTGTTCACTAAAAAAACTGCATACATGTTCGTCAGAGTTGCAAAccgagttcaccggattgtttttCTATAACCCATATTTTGTTTTGATACCACGCATTATCAGCATCTTTTTTTGCTACGACCACGTtgatattttttgctacaaccatgttttttgctgcatTCATGGGCAAAATTTGATACATCGTTGTTTGTTTTTGCTACCATCAATGATTTTTGCTGCATGAACAGATTTGACGGTCAAACAATATTTGATGTGACGGATCTGATGGTTCGGCGCACCGGCGCAGATCAGTGCCGGATGGATAATGCTTATAAACCAAAGAACCTACTGACCTTTTTTTTGAATCACCTACTAACAAATCAGCAACAACTTTTGATTGAGCTAGTTGGGCTCAAACCAAACACATTGCTCCTAATCGCCTTATCGAGTCTCAGAGTTAATTCTGCTACTCCACTTTTAAAGTCTTTTTTTTCGTTGACCCAGACCCACCGTACACTCTTCCAGAGCACGACCGCCGTAGGGTTTTTTCACTGTTCTGACCCACGAGGCGTAAATTAATCACAGGACGAACTCGTTTGGAAATAttttcacgttttgacccttttcttGAAACGTCATAAACCGTGGCGTTGCAGCTCTACATAGAAACGCCATTCTATTGTGGCGTTGCAGTCCTTctgtgcaacgccagtctacagTGGCGTTGCAGTCCCTCTGTGCAACGCCAAGCGCACTGGCATTTCTGGGCTTTATATCTGCCCACCCCGACCCCCTCGCCCACCAACcaccatttctcctcttctcttgttcttcctttgacgaaaaagctctcccttctcctcaagatcccccccttcgatcttcctcctccctcaacctttttgttggttctttggggcaaatcgaagaggccggtaagctcctcgaatccctccaattagtttttgcaataactttgtaTTTGTGTAGCTTTTTTTTGCACTAGGTGTTCCATTTATGTTGCATTGTATTGGTAGGTTTATGATTATTGATAAGATTTAGTGTTAGTGTTAGGGTTATGCGTAATTTGGATGGACAAGGGTTAGGGTTAGTGTTAGGTTTTGTGTTATGCCTAATTTGGATGgacaagggttagggttagggttagggtttgtgttATGCCTAATTTGGATGGACAATGGTTAGGGTTATGGTTTGGGTAATGTTTTCTTAGTTGTTTTGTTATACTTAGAATTGGTAATTTTGTCCCCTTTTTTAGATGGACAAGATTGTGAATATTCATTATGCTGACAAAGAGGCATTCATGAATGTTGATATTGTTGACAAATATGAGAAAGTGTTGACATTTCTTGATAGTCCTACTTATGAAGAGGTTGTGGCAGAAACTCGGATAAGATTGAAGTGGGTTGATCCAAGTGACCAAGTAGAATTATTAGGAAGATATGATGTTGGGtcggcacacaagtgtcgaatgaaGACAATGCCTATCAAGTCGAATTTGCATTGGGTTGCATACAAGGAGGCTGTTGCATCCTCGATAGACAAGTCACTCGAAGTGTTTGCTAATACGGTGGTCAATGCTCCTCTTCATGTTGACTTGAACCAACCCTTAGTAGATGATTTCAGCCCGTATAGTGGTGTGACACCTATTGTTGAGCATAAAGTAGAAGTGCAAGTCAATGAGTATCCCCAATCGGACCTAACCTTCCCTGTAAGAGCCCTGCCCTCGATAGGAAGCCCGGTGATCATAACAATATCCTCCAGAGTTATTGtcatctcaccaagaggaaggtgaaaagagtgcgtctccggcctccaacggtCCGTAAGAGCGGTAAGGGCCGTGGCGTTTaaccatggtggtgtgcctttaaagttgagcacaaactgaagaagatccattcttctTAAATAAGGCTCGTACCGAGGGTCATATAACACAGATTCATTCAGGTTGTGCCCCCTCAAACGAAGTACTGGAGAAACCTAAACCAACAAACGCATAATTTGTTACTTGTCACAACTTGTCACAATCCACTTGGCTGGGCCACCTGCATACGCACCACGCAATCGGTACCTACAGAGCGACGTTTACTGAACTTTTGCGATATTATTTTTGTTCCCATGGAAACTCCCTCTCCTGCATGGCACAGAAAAATGGCAATTTCCACATTCCCGAGACTACCCTTCGCCTCCCTAAGTGCGGAGCGAGGGTGTTACGGATATTTACCACCCTCCGCGAACCCTATAAAGCAGACCCAACACGTGACACCGCAGATACGCTCTCTCCGTTAGCCGAGTGGTGGTCAGCTAGCGAGCTGAGGCCACTCGTACGCAGTGGCATTCCCGTGAATACACGGGCGCCGGCCGGCCGGGGATCTCGCCGCCGGAGAGTGTAGAGCAGACTGTACAGAGAGAATAATTATTAGCTGTGCATATCAGGAGAGATCTTAGAGAGAGGGTAGTGGAGGTCTAGAGAGAGGGGCAGGGAGGGGGCAAGATAGAGGGGAGGGTGCGCAGGAAGCTGATGAGGCTCCTGTCGTTCGTGCCCTGCGGCTGCCGTGCGGGACCCATCGACGACGCGCCGCCTGCGGATCAGCTGCAGCAGCAGGCTGCTGCCACGACCACCAGggacggcggcgcggcggcgaggaggaggcggaggagggccAGGTCGCTGGGCGGCTCGCCGCAGTGGAGGCCGGCGCTTGGGGACATCTATGAGGGTGTCGCGGTGGAGGTGGGCAAGGCCGCAGCGGGAGGGCGCGTCGCCCCGGCCAGGCCCGGCAGGGTGGCCTCCAGGGTCCTGCCCCGCGCGCACAGCGACGAATACAGGTacacgtctctctctctctcgatctctCGATCTTTGTGGTGCAAATAATCGAACCTAATTAATTACACGGATGTGAACGTGCGCAGGCACATCGAGACGGCGTCGTCGATGCCGGCGTTCGCGCCGACGGCGTTCCTGTTCTGATGACGGCGGCGGACCGAcgtcgacgatgacgaccacCAAAACGAAGCAGCAGAATTGGAAATCTATATACAGGTTGCTATTACTGTCTACGTATTGCAGGACTAAGGATCTGTACAGGGAATAAACCGGCTCCTTGGCGAGCTGGATTAATTAATCAACTACGTAAGTGCGTGCCCGTGCGTGCCGCGTGTAAGTAAGTGTGATGTGTGTGTATCTAGGCAGGGTACGGTTGCCCTGCACTGTACATGCATCACGTACCATGCATGCACGACCTTGTAAATCCTATGTCGAACTCATGGTGTAAATGTCATGTGCATATATCTGTAATAAAATTACTAtagtctactccctccgttcctaaatataagtctttctacatgtttcactaatggactacatacagatgtatatagacatactttatatATAGATTCACTAATTTTGCTCCGCATGTAGACacctaatgaaatatcttaaaagacttatatttaggtatggAGGAAGTATATGGTATTAAATCAAAGTATACAGTGCATCTCAGTTTACCGAAACATGCATATATTTCTTAGATGTACTACTTCCTAATCTCCACAACATGTATCCGCGGACAAATCCGGCACTCGTCAAGCAGAAACTTTTTCCACCCCCCCTCCCCCTCAACCACAAGCTCATGGGCGACTAGGGTTTTCTCGTGCCGGCACCACAAGTCCACAACCAATCTGCGTCGGGTCTTGTGGCCTTAGGACTACCGGGGCGTGGTGAATTCGGACCCTTGCGAGCTCCTGCTCCATTTTATGTGTTTTTTAGTTTGTTTAGGATTTACATCTGGCTCAGAAAAGTGGGGTGATGATAACTTTTTGAAGATGGAATAAAATTCTTTTTGCCTGGCCCGTATTGATGATGCATCTACCGTTGTTGGAAGGCTTGTGGAGGCGTGTCTCAGACGGACCATGCAAGATTTGTTCGGTGTTTGTTTTCAATGGATCTACTTGAATCGGGTCTTTGTTCGTGTGAGTTCACGTGTCTACAGATTGGGTCCATCCGATCTATGCTTTttcttcatcgccgatgattgTTGTTCTGTTGCTCTGGTCCTTTGGGGTCTTAGCACGACAACTTTCCCTACTACAACAAGAATTCCTCAGCTATGTCAAAAGTTTTTCTTGATAAAATATGTGTAGTTTTTACTTGAGAGAATCCAATTATATCTAATTGCGTCAAGCGGAATTGTTGGAAACGTGGTTGGTGTGGTTGGTACCAGTGGATATTGAGTTGTCCTTCAAAAAAAGATGTTGAAGTTTGTTGAAATATGAGGTGGGTCTAGGGCCCATCTAACAATTTCAAAATATTTATAAATGGTCATTTGGGTTCTATGGCACTAGAACTGGTGGGATGTTTAGTACCGTTCCGCAAGTGGAGAAGGTGTTGGACCTCCTTGTGAGGGATTgtgttccacatgctattggagtttGAGAAGAAAAGTGGCCCTCGTGCACTCCTCCTCCCCCTCACGTGACGCGAGAATGAGCCGCGTCACTCATATCTATGCGCTTATTTTTGTAGGTCAGAAGCAGAGAGTCCATAACAGACGCGCCACGATCTGAGatgtcatatcatgggttgttgctGACTTGGACTTAGGGTCcatcccacgtctctccacccggacttgcatatatatatatatatatatatatatatatatatatatatatatatatatatatatgtgtgtgtgtgtgtgtgtgtgtgtgtgtgtgtgtgtgtgtgtgtgtgtgtgtgtgtgtgtgtgtgtgtgtgtgtgtgtgtgtgtgtgtgtgtgaggcatcggccaaccctagccgccacaagTACAGATCGCATCTGCTCCACGCGCACCGCCTTGTCGTTCcttttgctgttgctgtcacCGACGACTCCATCTTGTTCACGCGTACACGGTTGATGGGAGAGCAGACCTTCAAACAGAAGAGGGGCGATTAAGTTTTTGGAGCCTACGCGACTGCTCGTCTCTGTTCGGCTGCTTCCACTATGTCCACGTCGCCGCCATCATCCTGTCTCAGCCATCCCAAGCCGACCATCTTGCCGTTGAATAGCTCGAAGCCGACAAGAAGGTGGTCGAGGAAGCTACCACGGCTACGACCAACTAGCCTATTGGAGGGTTAACACGTTTATCCCGCTTATGTTTACTTCTCTTTTAGCAGTACTAGCTATGTGCGTAGATGTTTCTACTATATGCGTAATACATACTTATCTCGACCATAATCAGTACGTTATTAGTTATATCGATGGCATGCTCATGCTTTACTCATGGATTAATTTAATCAAAAAATTGTCTATTTACTCagtaatccaaaaacctaatgtgtgtaggaatttttcgaatcATGGTTTTGCTGTTGCACTGAAACCAGATCAGTTTAACAGTACATACTTTACGTGTTGGTAGACCAACACCACCTTATGTGTCActcctatgaacgtgttctgggttgcCGATGTTATTCCCGCGGGAACGACTGCTCCTGATAAGGAGAAGGTTTTCAGGGAAGCCACCATCTACTTTCTTGCAGCAGTTCTGAGCATGATCGGAGAAAAGTTGGTTGACACATATTTACACATGCGGGTTGCCAATGATTTGTGGGAGacactcgaatctaaattcgcggccaccgatgctgggagtgagatgtctgTCATTGATACGACTCCAACACAtcaatatttttttattattccatgctataatattatccttctagaatacttttgggcatTTATTTGCTTATTCAtactatttttgagcactaacctattaacacggtgccaagtgcgagttgttgctttcttcatgtttttggcttttcatgtTTATAGTACCAAAAGGATTCCAAATACCACGAAACTTTTGACGATATttcctggaccaaaagaagacctagaagcttcgggagAAGGTCGGGGGCCACacgggggacccacaagccaacacggcgcgCCCACGGGGATGGTCGCGCCATgttagtgtagcgacccgactcaaaacgagtcaagcctctgtgtttctgtgccatccctggatcagtatgctggcacacacagtacatcaatgtatatatcaaagtacaatcacatgtaaatagcgtaaaactgatatataccttaaaatatctcagcggaagcggtcaagggagtggagtcccaataaacaccaacggcaagttgagtgtagaccgtaaccctggatcgtactcttactcgtcgaagaaaaatatctgcaacataagacgttgccgtcgtgtaggtcagcatattgaatatgccggcaagtcacataagagaggggtaaagtaataatcaactatctctacatgcatatttggtcggtggagctaagttttgcataaagccagttttatcctacaacaagaggggttgaaagcaaaatattactaaaatgtttgttgttaacgagatggttccgccaaccagttctcgtacccgagttgtcaataattcccacatcaaataaATTTaagggtgttgagaaatccagataacttcagttcctttggctcaagtcgtccatgaccgtggacacggctaatcgattaggtttgagtactctgcagagttttgcacacgttccccacaagatttgatcgcctccgtgtatgtcctcgcacttcagggcgtttgaagaccggatgatcaaaacatggtctttcaacgggtccctctgaatccctgtcggtgcccatccattcctaccgttcgtctacatctgctagcaccgcctgtccagagtcgccgcgttgtccaaccaagccagagcccataatgacttgtggctgtgcaggtaagccttgggtcttgaaaatatccgtccgtctctttgagcctgggtgaagctttccgcaggatgacatggcctctccagcatcccgggcatccactgggttttccagggagccgatcaaccgtccttcaccctgagttgcattgcgtccgaggtcttgaaaatcttgtcttaaccggtcttgattatttaatcaacctcgcatcactcgtgttatgcactcaaccgaatcccgtctactcaagcatagcaatatgaaatttgttgtcccgggcctagtaacggggttgttgggtgcctaccacgtgatacttcaatatgtaaccataatttccaagtacctagtcagcatgcaattgggcataggatggtagaactatgatgcataaaacataggtgatacatgatcaaatgacttgcctgtgatgttgacgaagaagaatttctcaagaaaataacttgatagaatacTCGTCACTctgcgatgaaatctatataacaaacatatcatccacataagcacacatactagcaatcattctagcaatcaaacaaaagagggagagcgaatgagaaaccgagagaaacttcaaatagaactaaagagtcttctactacgtcaaacactaaatagttttgtctaacagaaaataataacaaggaactaagttataagtttaactaagataaaatagagtatttttcacaaaacgttttgaaagtattcccaaacgggatttgaaacaacggtgaaaacaattgcacgttactatggagctagaattgttttcataaaaacaaataaaactaaaataagaacttgttgcaaatctactgttaactaacatgaccaaaacaataataatgtttctgaaataataaagaaaatattttaaaacaaaagtataaaacgaattagccgaaatcctagaagaggtgaaacagaaattgtttcacaagaaacagtgagctaaaatactcaaacaaatctgaaatttttaccacagtaagttttatcactagaaaacagtagcaaaaagaatcaactcaatatcatttttcaaactcctggaataagcaaaacagtgtttagactaaatctgctctaacttatatttgaaaatttcaaacatagacaaatcatatgtttttaaaaactgcaggacatttgtgagctactggaaaaagaatcactatcattggacttcgggatcaaaagttgtggccaaaacaaaattgaaagtttctgtttttgcaaattttgacagaaaaactgcagctactagtgctaaaagaggGGTACACATGGCAAGATGCTACTGGCTGCGGTggatgtttgtttcttggtttggagcaaacgtcctaagGCTAGTAAAAGGGCTGGCTAAATTTTAAGTGGGCAAAAGAAACCGTGGTTTactgaactaaaccgaaagggtatttctaaatctaatctaagccactagttaagatccaacaGTTATAAAACGAAAAAAAAAGTAACAGAGGGGAGGGGAAGTTACCTCGCTGGGGAGCTGCCCGTGGCTGGCTGCTTCCTCGCTAGTGGCCGATGGGGCTGGGGTGCtccggtggggagggggtgggtcggcgaggggtggtggagggggggcgcGAAGGTGGGGGGGGGTTCCctgggggggcgaggtggggctgcAAGGGGGAGGGGGCTgtagggcgaggtggagggggggggggctgcagggGAGCGATGGGGAGGGTCCTGGCGAGGGGTGGAGcagggggccgaaggtgggggggggggggtggggaggcgaggtggaggggggctacacggggcgaggtggaggagggtgctGAAGGGGAGGAGGCCGACGTGGGAACTGCTGGTGGAGGAGTTCTCTGTTGTTCTCCGGtgacaactccggcgaggtggggcacgatttagaggcgaggagaggaggttttctcgggaaaaatggagagagggggacgagatgaatttataggcggcctcggatggcgcccggaaggaaggaggagggagatcgcgtaggaggggattccttcctccatggatggaaggtttctgtgtcacgtgggagagaggaggaagaagaagatctcctgggccaaatttggaaagtgcttaatgggccaccttgagttttcctaataaaagtgatctccttcctattttcaaaactaggaaactaaaacgttaaaaaggaaatcaaatcaattcggaataaagagtttttatatactaaaattatcaggaaaataaaatatagatgatgggcatttttccacggcaaaaataaaaacttcagaaaaaaaatatttttccaaaaatccctaaaagcattatttcttttttcaaataattttcaaatgatcctctaagtttgagggttcaaataactttcaaaatgcccgtgggttcgagggtcatgttcctcc harbors:
- the LOC123409749 gene encoding uncharacterized protein LOC123409749 — protein: MRLLSFVPCGCRAGPIDDAPPADQLQQQAAATTTRDGGAAARRRRRRARSLGGSPQWRPALGDIYEGVAVEVGKAAAGGRVAPARPGRVASRVLPRAHSDEYRHIETASSMPAFAPTAFLF